The following are encoded together in the Triticum dicoccoides isolate Atlit2015 ecotype Zavitan chromosome 6B, WEW_v2.0, whole genome shotgun sequence genome:
- the LOC119322577 gene encoding outer envelope pore protein 16-3, chloroplastic/mitochondrial-like: MEDDSPATKTVKGAVTGLAAGTIWGTIVATWYDVPRVERHVALPGLVRTLKMCGSYGVTFAAVGGLYIGVEQIVQSQRKKRDFVNGAIGAFVSGATVYGYRGKSIKSALIGGSSLAFTSAILDVGGNTTRVDNGKAYHAYTTEKKPEPAH; this comes from the exons ATGGAGGATGACTCGCCAGCGACGAAGACGGTGAAGGGCGCCGTGACGGGTCTGGCCGCGGGCACCATCTGGGGCACCATCGTCGCCACCTGGTACGACGTGCCCCGGGTGGAGCGCCACGTCGCGCTCCCGGGCCTCGTCCGGACGCTCAAGATGTGCGGCAGCTACGGGGTCACTTTCGCCGCCGTCGGAGGGCTCTACATCGGCGTGGAGCAGATTGTGCAGAGCCAGCGCAAGAAGCGCGACTTCGTCAACGGGGCCATCGGCGCCTTCGTCTCCGGCGCCACCGTCTATGGCTACAGAG GAAAGAGCATTAAGTCTGCCCTCATCGGTGGTTCTAGCCTGGCATTCACATCTGCCATTCTGGACGTTGGCGGTAACACTACCAGAGTGGACAATGGCAAAGCGTACCATGCATACACAACGGAAAAGAAGCCCGAGCCTGCGCATTGA